The Eriocheir sinensis breed Jianghai 21 chromosome 9, ASM2467909v1, whole genome shotgun sequence genomic sequence ggaaatattcagaaaataagaaaataagatgagaaagaaaataagaggagcatcaaggcacctctctatctgaaactgacctcccttttggccactcttctctccttcttttacaggagcagagCCGAAAggcatttttgtttttatttatttttgcccgtgagctgcttcctttactgaaaaaagtACCTCcccaaagaaaaaaattatgtgttTTGGTGTATGTTAGGTATGTGTTTTGAAGAGTATTACTTTCTTTGTGTTCCAGGGAGGGTCTTGAGCCGGGCTCCATGGTGAAGGAGCACTTTGGGGAGCAGCCACAGCCGAGTGTCGGGGAAGCAGCATCACAGTCCCCACGAGCCTCAGCGTCCGAGGGGGAAGTGACTGTGATGAAAATTAGGTTTGTGTTGACGTTTAGTTCTTTCTACACAGCCTATGACAAAAAACATGATCACtcacaaacacatgcacacacagcaacacatgcacacacaccacTCAGCTAGCTGGGAGGGACTCTGGGTAGGAGACATCCAAAAGATGTTTATTTATAGACAGTATTGATTTGAAAAGCAACAGTATGAATAGGGGATGTATatggggaggcgatggctgagtggtcagcgtgtggacgTGGTGATCCCACGGACCCAGGTTCCAGTCCCTCCGTAAGatgctgacaattttcagcctTTGCtgagtggcagaagattacccacttgctgtccagatcttcagtAAACCTTTACTTCagtgacttcggtcaagaggaggaCTGGGGGAACAGTATGGGTCAAGCAAGTCATATACCATGACATCCATTCAAAATAAAATTCAACTGCGCCATTAACCTCAAGAGAGCTGACCAGTGCTATAGGGAGCTCAGTAGAAAATCATCATGAATAGAAAATCAACATGAATAGAAAATCAACACCAAGAGAAAATCAACACTAATAGAAGATcaacacaaaaagaaaatcaatataaaaagaaaatcagtATGAAAAGAAAATCAGCACAAAATGAAAATCTATATGaagagaaaatcaataaaaaagaaaatcaaatagaatataaacaaagaaacaacacAATATCATTAAGGAGTATCCGAGTATCCAATTATCCGAGTATTTGATTCTTCCCACCCTCAGGAGGAAGCTGCAGCACTACCGAGGGAAGTACCACAAGGAGCGTGAGCAGCGGCGGAGGCTGGAGCGCAAACTGTCCCGCATCCAGACGCAGCTGAAGGGCCTCCACACGCTGGACGAGGCCACCATCACCCACATTGAGGAGTGCTTCGTCAAGTTCCAGGTCTTCCTCTCCATGATGCAGAACTCAGGGTAAGTTGTTGTCTGTCCCTCCCTCTGCTGCTTGATGCTTTCCTTATGTCATTTTAATTTACCTgactttaccttacttttccttacctaaCATACCTAATtattatcttacctaaccttaccttacatacatatttattattttacttaaccttacctttctttaccttattataatttaccttacctaccttcctttcAGAGAGCACCTGCAGACATCTTCCTCCTCCGGTGCTGCTAGTCCTGTGCCTCAGCCAACCGAGCCATCCACCAGCTTCCATCTCCCTCCAGGTATGAACTTACCACCTGGAGCCTTTTTTCCAAACCTTCCCTTCAGTATACCTGTCCCTGTGTTCCTCCAGCAGCCAGCTCATGAAGTCACCTCCCAGAGCCAAGAAATCACCCCCACGAGTCAGCCTGTCCCTGCACCACCTTCAGCCAGTGTGGAGGGAAGGCATAATGGGACCAAGAAAACAATAAGCGATAGGAAGGCAATAAGGGAAGCAGATCGTCCAAGTCAAAACAGGGAGGATATCATGAACCTGACTCCTTCCATAACAGATACAATGAATCCAGTAGTAAGTCCGGGTCACTCATTTCGTGGGACTAAGAGTGAAATGCCAAAGGAAGGGAGACCGAATTTAGCAAGAGTAGCATCTCAGCAGTATAGAAATGACCCTCCTGGATTTGCACTGAATGGCAGGGACAACAGAGATGAGGAAACAATGAAGCAAGAAGAGACGAGTGAGAAGAAAATGCTGAACCAAATGAATGAAGgcaagcaaataataataatgagtaattCTAAAGACAGTTACCCTGCGCCAATTCATTCCTCCTCAAGACCCGTCAAGCAGAAACAGACAGTGGGGACTCAGGTTACGAACGGCATCCTAGAAAGTGAGGTTGCTGAAGTTAAGAGTCCCAGGAACCAAGAGACGAGAAGTAGACCAACCAACATAGATACTTTAGCCATGAGAGTGGAAGTTGGGGATTTAAAAGAGGAGAGATTGAGAGCTGGAAAGACAATGGACACAGATGAAAAGGAAAGCCATAACctgaaagagaatggagaaagtgaAATGAGCGTCCAGTCTGTAAATCATGCTGTGAAAATGAGCGAAATAACGaaggaggaaactaaaaagacgatgaacacagaTGAAGAGGAAACACATAAcatgaaagagaacagagaacatGAAATGCGCTTCCAATCGATAAATTATTCCTTGAAAACGAGTGAAATGATTAAAGAGGAAAGGCACCCTCGGAAAGCCCAGCATCACTTCAAAAACAATTCATCCGAGGAAGTCAAACCAGCGCAGGAAGACAGACTATCTAGTCCCTTAAGAAGCCCAGGATCAGAAGCCGACCAGTCACTCCGAGACATCCAGTTACTTCAAGAGATACAGTCAATCCACTCTGCCAGATCTAGTCACCATcctcagtcaagtcagtcagtgcACACCAGTCAGTCATACTCCAGTCAGCCGCCTTATGAGATTCAGTTTGTGGGGGAAAGCCCTTTACCACGACACAGTTCATCTTCTCCTAGGAAATCGCCACCACTCGTTCGGTATCGTCAAGAAAGCCAGTCACCAAGAAGCCAGTCACATGCAAGCCAGTCACCCCAAAGTCAGTCACCTCATAGCCAGTCACCAAACAGTCATTCACCGAACAGTAAGTCACCTCAAAGTTCTTCTCATAGCCAGTCACCTCAAAATCAGTCACCTCACAGCCAGTCACCTCGAAGCCCACCTCCTCACAGTCAGTTTCCCCATAGCCAGTCACCTCACAGTCACATTCACTCACCTTCTAACCAGCAACCTCAAGAAACTCACTCACCCAAGAGGAACCAGTCACAGCAAAACCAGTCACTTTCACCACTCACTaaaccaccacagtcaccacacaGTCAGTCACCATCAAACCCACAACAACCTCAAGAAGCCCACTCACCCAAGAGGAACCAGGTGCAACAAAACCAGTCACATCCAACACTCGGGTCACAGTCACCTCACGAAAGCCACCTACCTCAGGACGCTCATCTCCCTCCTAAGAAACGATCACCCAAGAGACACTCGCCAAAGAAGAGCAGATCACCAAGAGAGGAGTGGGGTGGCGAGGTACAAGCCAGCGAGGTGAGCGAGACAGATGACGAGAAGATGAGGAACCTGAGCGCTTGGTTACACGGGCGTATGAGAGGAAGGGCgtccactcctccttcctcctcttcctcctatagcATCAGTGAGCAGCTCCAACAGTCACACACATCTTGGACGAAGGGTCAAGGCCATCGGaggagcaaggagggagggaaggaagaagaggagtggtctaggagagaaggagggaaagaagtgaaggagatgcatagatggagagatagaggagggaaggaaggagaggagatgcctaaagggaaggaagaagaggaagggcatagaggaagagaaggagagaagaatgtggAGTtgtcaagagggagagagagaggagggaagaaagtagaggagttgacaagagggagagagagagaagatgaggtgCGAGGGGAGAGCGAGTTCGAGTTTGATGCAAGTGACCTGGAGGACCTCAGCATCACCGGcctcaccctcaccaacacctccCTGCCTGAAGAGATCCACACCCCTGGAGACGAGGACTTCTAAACCTCAACATACAGACCCAAAAAGAATGTGAGGTATGGGCAtgtcaagagaaggaggaggtagaggtagaaggaagagatcAGCTGGAAAACCATAGAAGACCTGATGGTaacagtgtgtggaggaagatTATGCAAAGGTTGAGATGGTATGGGCAcatcaagaggagggaggaggaccaCATACCCAGAAAAGCTGCAGAGGTAGAGTTTgaagggaggagaccagctggaagacaATAGAAGAGCTGGAAATGGTGTTTGGAGGCGGACGTGAGAAGGAGGAACatcagggagaagagagagacaataGAAGACTTGGAAATGGTATTTGGAAGAGGATATGAGAAGGAGGAAcatcagggaggagagagtatatgatcatcaagagtgggagagactcatagccCAGGCAAtgccataagggaaaataaggatgttagtgaaaagaagaaagagaagaaggatgaagatagggaggagagagtataGAATCATTGAGTGGGAGACTAATTATAGCCAACctcatgaaggaaaataataataataataagaagaagaatttgaAGGCTGTCACTGCTCATGCAAATTGTTGAAAGAGTCAAAATCAAATGGAGAGGTATGTGTTGTGAGAACCCATCTTGAAAACATTTTAAGTACATAGGTGTTGTACTAAGTCATTTGCACACATCAGATATAAAATGTGTAGGTTGATTAAGATTAAGTTCACCTCACTTAGTTAAAGATTTTCTACCGTGGTTATTATTATCTGCATGTTATCTTTAGTCTAATGAGGTACATTCATCCTTACCAGATGTCACCATGCACTGACTACGTCTTtgtgccattcattcattcatttcatcgacgtCTGCTCcgaggagctcccaccaggggatggccacggcagaagagcttccaactttctctatccagacactccctccttgcctgctcaaagtttctcaaagatctttcccctctctccctaacgtacttTTGCACCCTATccttccatttcactggaggtcgtcctctagcattccctccctctatctcactcacatacaccattctggtcatcttactctcctccattcgctccatgtggccaaactactttaaagtctgtcgcttcactttttccaccactccacacttcttcccttcacccctgtgacacattccaaaacgctcgtacacactttcattactcattctatccattctactcacaccgcaagcactcctcaaataactcatttccactgcctgcactctagacctctgactttcattccaggcccacgtttcacttgcatatgtgagggttggtactattattgtatttctcaaatccctctttatctccatgctcacacttctgccattcatgattcgtcccaaagagcctaccacccttcttccttgcaatgccctttctcttatatctccctccataccaccatgcttacacataactgatccaaggtacttaaactcattgaccttctccatctcttcaccattcaaaattattttgcattctttttcacattcaattcccactctatatgggcatacaaaatctataacctcacttctacttcgctcacaaaccatcactttacttttgttgacatttactttcagctttctcctattacagacactataaaaaacactgaccaaattttgtaggtcactttcattttctgcaatgagcaccgtgtcatcagcaaacagtatcgaattcagtaccccttccttccctcatcgaacagtcttactccaacttctccaactttgcccttaatttttctaataacaccatccatataaatattgaataacccttgttttaagcccacttttatctcaaaatgttcacttgtttttccagtaattttgacacatgcagatgcatcctcatagaaagactttattgcactaagcagttttcctaccacaccataaatctttaaatcTTTAAATCTTTGTGCCCAAGAAGCTTaaactattctttcaattatcataaattacctgtgtttctctgggacttgtaacaattacacttcaatacgaTATGTGATACTACAGttaaaaatgtagttgatcacTAGCTAACAAGAGCGTGGTCAAGTCAAAGGTGATGACGGTTAAGGCCACAACAGCCCTTAATTTTGTAAACGGCGCTATGTGGACACGGGGTGACTGGTTTGTTTGCATTGTGGATACggacaaccgaccttggccgtgtgtgacgtaCACCCATAAAggttggagttgctggttgcgTCTACCACCAACATGGTTGGAgaaaaaaggcccagtgtgacaccagcttgaaccccattcccattgttttccgctctgagcgCTCTTGTCTTGaggtgaacaaagggaacccacgctcgcttttttgacttgtacaaacaggatgctcgatCGTACACCAAGTTACCGCTTGTAAACTTGCAttgcagctgacttgcctgatagGGGAtactcccataactcactctacGAGAGGAATagctctttggccgactggttaaggagtggctctcccgtcttgctggtcacgggttcgatccctggtgccggcaaaacctttccttgtctggattaatttttaatgtgtttcgttacacgcggtggtcgtgttggagtgaagtaaagaggaaattctggcatttcaaacTTAGGCATTTCTAATTCtttttttgctcataaatcaaagCACTCATAAAGGACGGCACTCGTAAATCGGTGTTATTGTAAATATAGTTTTTTAAAAAGTCAaattctgcttgattttgcaggTTTTTCATGTAAGAAAGATTTTTAGTGAGGATAAGTATCcaatattaatttattttctctcatttaccaataaataaaacaacgagaatgctcaactacatttttattaacagtagtgaaacacaggtaatttacgataattgaaagaacagCACAAGCCACGTGGTCAGAAAGACGTACTCGGTGGTGACACTGGTAAGGATGAATATACCCCATCAATCATAAGTTTTGTGTAATATTAATTGTTAGTTAAGGCTTTGTTTGGGCCACCTTAGAGTTAGAGTTTGTTACTAATTGATAGGagttattattagttattttaAAGGTTTTAGTCAGACAAGGAAGATCTTTGTCGTTTTTGTAGCAAGTTGTGAGTGAGAAAAGTTCTAAGTCAATGGTGGTCTTTGCTGAGCTgttcttctacacacacacacacacacacacacacacacacacacacacacacactcaatcgcccacactctgacacacacacacacacacacacacacacacacacacacacctcttcgtggcgcaactgtttgagcgctgcgctgccaggcttcatggtctgacagggcggcggttcgagcccgctcaggccggattctttcagttgactaggagaggttactgtccccccttgaacaagggggatggggtgtgtggtgtatgaggtcctggcagtacccagagatcgaccaaatgagcacttgctctgtcgggagggtacctgttggcgattacgagtccaactcgcgatcaggccgtggtgaattatatacacacacacacacacacacacacacacacacactcactcaatcaaccccccccccccaacacacacacacacactcaatcaaccccccccccaccaaacacacacacacacacacactctctctctctctctctctctctctctctctctctctctctctctctctctctctctcagcatagtTTAGAGACGCAACACATATACAAGGAATGGTCTAGTCTAGCACTGGGAAAGGTCTAGTCAGGAAGTGTAACAGAATCAGTTAGTTTCACCCACCAGTCAAATGTAGTGGTTGAATAGAGGGGTGCAGAGAACTGTAATAAGATAAAAGGTGCTTataaattccctcctcctcctcttcaaagatttatcccctagtatcactataAACTCCCCTTGTGGTGCTGTACTAATCCTATCACAGCAGAACATTATGGTGCAGTGCATtcaggaagtcagtcagtcagtcagttccttCCCATTGCCATACACACTCACTGTTCTAGTCGTAATGGTGCACATCTTCGTAAAGGTGAAATTATACTACTATATTTACGTGACCTTTTGCAATAAAGTCCATATATTTGTATAGCAGTAACGGGTTTTATTGTCtgtttcgttgtgtgtgtgcgtgtgtgttatgtttgtggtacgtgtgtgtgtgtgtgtgtgtgtgtgtgcaaatagtTAGTCAgtcttgtactactactactactactactactactactactactactactactactactgtgtctatttctacttttactactacaattactactactactctactactactactactactactactactattaccattatgtTGAAATGTGTAAATATATTAATGTAACACGTATTGAAATCGATATCATGCCATTAGATATCAAGCGCATAGTTCATTGACATTAATATCTAGAGCACATTTAAGAAAGTTCCCCCttgcatgcaaaaaaaaaagtgttggttCAAGGCGTGAAGACTGGTTCGGGAGGGTCAGGCAGTATTCTcagagacgcttccgcctcccacgtcaactatttccaaagtccgaaaaggagattaatcgggttttcatgagtgttttttcacattcacggtacagaagaagggtcatactaccaccagggccattaaactacccctggaaatgccccaacgcctacgaaagccctgttaaATATGTGTAGCTGGGCGCCGGGAGGTTCGAGAATACAAGGGGGCCCTGCTGAGCGTGTCCCGTTGCTGTTCGGTAATCAACGTGACCGTTCTGTTTGTTTACTTCGCGGGTGTTTACATTTTCTGCTCCCCGCTTCCCTTTTCATGTGGGGGCCATCTGCTGCAGCTGCTGTGTGCGAGGCCTTCCCGTGAATCCTTTCCCACGGACACATAAGCCTTGACACATATATAGGCCCACATTCttataaacatttcggggctcacacacacacacacacgcgcacacacacatacacacacacgtattcgATAAGGCgttggtagtattagtagtagtttcatgttttttttagtagtgatagtttgacaaggcttttttttctttttctctttttattatttatttgcacAGGTAGCTTTCTtatagtggggcctgatggtcgactccagcccgttatggcgcaggctaTTGTTTATAGCGGCACATGCTCTTCCCCGTAtagctcattttttatcctcttagCTTTGTAGCAGAAGGCGGGACGCGCGAACCCGGGTGTTCGTGGATTTCGCGCAAGCACGCTAACTAGtcatgccaccgcctcctctttctgCACCACGGATATGAAAAAAGGGCCgttttactaaacatttcgtcgcccaagttcacatatttgccaaggctttcgtaggagttgtgggcatatccagtagtagttttatgaccctggtggtagtttaacccttcttctgtaccatgaacctaaagaaacatgcattagagcccgattgatcccctctttgacctttagaaatagctgctgtgagaaacgaaagtgtcttataatatcgttCTATAGAACACGACTAACCTCCTCTGTGGCCTTCGGAAGTGGTTTTTGTGAGGGcctaaagcgtctgagaatacgggtcaTTGAGGTCCATACTCTTAACTTAAACATACCGGGCTCCCatcacgactattttccaaggccacgtacagagaagattaaccgggttttcatgggtgattttcccgttcatggtgcagacagaggtcgtgtaaaaccgTCACAGTCCATGGAAAGCCcagcagcaacttctacgagCGGCTTTTCAAACATACGATCGAACTGTGCCGATACGTTTATAATGAGAAGACGGGGCTTGAGAATGCGGCCCATGACTCGAGGCGAAGTGTTGCCTTGACCGGTCCACCCACACGGCACGCAGGCAGGCAtagctctctctatctctccctctctcttgttttctgtttttgttttatgccgctggaagaggaggaggaaggaggggagaaggaagtgtAATGAGGGCTGTTACCTGGGAGGGTTGGGCCGCAGCGCATTCCGAAACGATTATGTCAGGCTGTATATTATTATTTCCCGTGACGCTTCCTCTGTCTTGGTTCTCGCGGTCTCATAATTACAGCTCCCTTTGTGTCATGCTTTCATTGTATTCGTGTTtgatgtgatggtggtgctgtgtggtggcggtgatgtgcGGTGTTTAgtgacattggtggtggtggtggtggtgatgggtgttagTGGTATGGTGATTGGTGATGATAAGTAGTCTTTGTGGTGTTGGGAGGTGGTTTTATATGACTAGACTAGTGGTGATAGtaggcttgtggtggtggtggatgtcatatgggtggtggtggtggtggtggtgttatgtgattggtgatggtgatggtgttaggaAATGGTGTTataatgactggtggtggtgttttttggtggtggtgggcggtgttatgattggtggtggtggtgttacaatCATTGATGGTAATATTAATTGCTGGTTGTCTTGTGGTGTTGAGAGGTGGTGTTATATGAATGGTAATGGCGGTGGTGCATGGTGTCTGTTCGGCGGGTCATCGGTCACATAAAAAAACACTAGCCTACCACGTTTCATTAAGTCTCGTGTGAGCGGTACGTGCATtggccttccttccccttcgcaGACATGGCTTGTATAACGGAAGGACGAGCAGTACCTACGATCACGCAGCATAAAGCGGTACCAGACACCGTAAAAGCAGTATATATCACAGGTGCCGGAGCTGCGATGATGAATGAAGTAACAGCAGCAGGGAGGAAGTGGTCATATTTTTATAACATTTCGTCGGCCAAGCACACATttttggctttcgtaggagtttgaggcatttccagggatagcttTATGGCCTTCCTGGTAgactgaccattcttctgtaccgtgagcctaaagaaacagtCATTGGAACTCGATTGATTACCAACTTAagcattcgtaggagtttcgggcatttccaggggtaggtttatgacccttctggtagattgacccttcttttgtaccgtgaacctaaagagacagtcattagaacccgactgatctccttttcggccttgggaAACAGATGATGTGAGGGGAGGACGCGTCTGATAGCACAAACTTATATAGGCTTTCGTGggggtttcgggcatttccaggggtagttttatgacccttctgatagtttgatccttcatctgtactgtgaaccttaagaaacagtTATTAGGACCCGTctgatctccttttcgtccttttgagatagttgatgtgaggggtggcagcgtctgacaataccgcgTGCAGGGATGAGTCGGGTCGGGTATGCTGGTCACGTCTCATCCAGCGCTGCCCCGGGCCATcgccaccacccaccatcacccaccaGTACCGGGACACCTCTACCTCCAATGCTCCATCACCGTacctcctccaccttacctcttcctcacctccaccaccatcagtaccgggacaccttcacctcctcacattcacctcactaccacctcctcctccaccgccccctCACCTTGCCTTCACCCCAGATTCTTGGCCTTCACTCCGCCGCCCCAAGCTATACCACTCCCTGACCTTGTACAACGttgctttgttttgtgttctATGAGTTTTCCTATAAAAAATTTAGTTTACTGAAGTCTGATACGCGAACGCCCACTCTATCTATATATACACCAGTAAGAcgtgtgtgtaatttgaggggAAAAAATACGAGTTGAAAAAGTTGATTGTATATTATTTTGGTTTTGAATAAGTAAGATTTCGCAGAGTTTTATGACATTCAGTGGTAGAGCTTACGTGGCTGCTTTCTCATAAGACGTGTGTGAAATTTGAGGGGAAAAATACGAGTTGAAAAGTTGATCGTATTTTTTTAAGTGTTTTAAGATGTAGCAGATTTTTAGGATATTCAGTGGCAGAGTTTACGTTATCTTCCTTTAGTGTACGTGTGACTGCTCGCTCATAACCATTTATAGGCTATGTGCTTGAAGTTTGAGGGAAAAAAACACGAGTTGAAAAAGTTGATTGTATATTATTTTGGTTTTGAATAAGTAAGATTTCGCAGAGTTTTGTGACATTCAGTGGTAGAGCGTACGTTATCTTCCTTTAATAATGTATACGTGTGACTGCTCTCTCATAACCATTAATAGGCTATGTGTTTGAAgtttgagggaaaaaaatacggGTTGGAAAAGATCATCGTAAGATTTCGCAGTTACATGACATTCAGTGGTAGAGTTTACATTATCTTCCTTTTATGTAGGTGGGTGACTGCCTTCTTATATCCAGTCAGACGTGTTTTAAATGTAAGAAAAAATGCGGGTTGAGAAGATCATCGTGCAATTATTTTTAGTGTTGGGCACGTAAGATTTCACAGTTTTATAATGTTAGTGCTAAAGTTTACGTTATCTTCCTTTAATGTAGGTGGGTGAGTGCCTTCTGATAACCAGTAAGACGTGTTTTAAATGTAAGAAAAAATGCGGGTTGAGAAGATTATCGTGTAATTGTTTTTAGTGTTGGGCACGTAAGATTTCGCAGAATTTTGTAATGTTTGTGGTAAAGGTTACGTTATCTTCCTTTTATGTAAGAGTGTGATGCTCTCTTAAACGTAATGAGGACTGCAAAAGACGAGAGATGTCCCAAAAAGACGCATCGTATTTGTAATTTTTGGTAGGTAAGTTTTCGCAAATGTTCAGCGCTAAAGTTCATGTTATCTTACCTTGTACAAGTGCATGATGCTTGCGATAAGTCTTTATATACCAAGTCatgtcactctgcttcaaaactgcgaccggtacgcgcagggggcggtttgggggaggagcagcgggatgacgtcacaaaaaaaaaaaaaaaaaaaaaaaccccgccagctcaggggtgactaaagctgcggccgtgtgtgcactttggatgtgcatgctttccttctttcacagcgcgttcaggcaagccactgacgaaaaaaattaTGCCTTTTTATtatgctattgcgtgactgtaattccaatgcctacaaacggcggtgtggggtgtgaggaagggcatgttgaagtgactgaTTTAAATTATTCCgcctttctccgttttctctaaatccctgtttctacattctttaGTTTGGCt encodes the following:
- the LOC126995837 gene encoding serine/arginine repetitive matrix protein 2-like isoform X2 gives rise to the protein MPTSARRPRVPAQLGVPWRVEHRLYERREGLEPGSMVKEHFGEQPQPSVGEAASQSPRASASEGEVTVMKIRRKLQHYRGKYHKEREQRRRLERKLSRIQTQLKGLHTLDEATITHIEECFVKFQVFLSMMQNSGEHLQTSSSSGAASPVPQPTEPSTSFHLPPGMNLPPGAFFPNLPFSIPVPVFLQQPAHEVTSQSQEITPTSQPVPAPPSASVEGRHNGTKKTISDRKAIREADRPSQNREDIMNLTPSITDTMNPVVSPGHSFRGTKSEMPKEGRPNLARVASQQYRNDPPGFALNGRDNRDEETMKQEETSEKKMLNQMNEGKQIIIMSNSKDSYPAPIHSSSRPVKQKQTVGTQVTNGILESEVAEVKSPRNQETRSRPTNIDTLAMRVEVGDLKEERLRAGKTMDTDEKESHNLKENGESEMSVQSVNHAVKMSEITKEETKKTMNTDEEETHNMKENREHEMRFQSINYSLKTSEMIKEERHPRKAQHHFKNNSSEEVKPAQEDRLSSPLRSPGSEADQSLRDIQLLQEIQSIHSARSSHHPQSSQSVHTSQSYSSQPPYEIQFVGESPLPRHSSSSPRKSPPLVRYRQESQSPRSQSHASQSPQSQSPHSQSPNSHSPNSKSPQSSSHSQSPQNQSPHSQSPRSPPPHSQFPHSQSPHSHIHSPSNQQPQETHSPKRNQSQQNQSLSPLTKPPQSPHSQSPSNPQQPQEAHSPKRNQVQQNQSHPTLGSQSPHESHLPQDAHLPPKKRSPKRHSPKKSRSPREEWGGEVQASEVSETDDEKMRNLSAWLHGRMRGRASTPPSSSSSYSISEQLQQSHTSWTKGQGHRRSKEGGKEEEEWSRREGGKEVKEMHRWRDRGGKEGEEMPKGKEEEEGHRGREGEKNVELSRGRERGGKKVEELTRGREREDEVRGESEFEFDASDLEDLSITGLTLTNTSLPEEIHTPGDEDF
- the LOC126995837 gene encoding serine/arginine repetitive matrix protein 2-like isoform X1 gives rise to the protein MAGKTEGLGETLTRHYRLSCELFNTFPHPQVTLQLSRGFLELHLDSIDLDHLEALCHTIKNKVSPTHLRIHVPTGGKEVVAARVVERAVEGVAVCVVASLTVTSLGLEGVRLRGRTLKLLCEGIRKARTLKTLHLGKCTLGDSGTESVCQAVKNVPSITHLSLVDCGLAERGATAIACLIKHQRLNRDTAMWQDTLRQRRPFLDGMKGLRRLTLNSNPALGDQGAAAIAEVLTEDLWIKAVDLQHCGLGVGAGASLCAALRVNQTLEVVDVRNNPFLPDRILGELAGLLQGRQTEDEAQYSWLNTSLVEAKEAHQQERGRNTVSYRASGRTLKGRRAQKSPRMPTSARRPRVPAQLGVPWRVEHRLYERREGLEPGSMVKEHFGEQPQPSVGEAASQSPRASASEGEVTVMKIRRKLQHYRGKYHKEREQRRRLERKLSRIQTQLKGLHTLDEATITHIEECFVKFQVFLSMMQNSGEHLQTSSSSGAASPVPQPTEPSTSFHLPPGMNLPPGAFFPNLPFSIPVPVFLQQPAHEVTSQSQEITPTSQPVPAPPSASVEGRHNGTKKTISDRKAIREADRPSQNREDIMNLTPSITDTMNPVVSPGHSFRGTKSEMPKEGRPNLARVASQQYRNDPPGFALNGRDNRDEETMKQEETSEKKMLNQMNEGKQIIIMSNSKDSYPAPIHSSSRPVKQKQTVGTQVTNGILESEVAEVKSPRNQETRSRPTNIDTLAMRVEVGDLKEERLRAGKTMDTDEKESHNLKENGESEMSVQSVNHAVKMSEITKEETKKTMNTDEEETHNMKENREHEMRFQSINYSLKTSEMIKEERHPRKAQHHFKNNSSEEVKPAQEDRLSSPLRSPGSEADQSLRDIQLLQEIQSIHSARSSHHPQSSQSVHTSQSYSSQPPYEIQFVGESPLPRHSSSSPRKSPPLVRYRQESQSPRSQSHASQSPQSQSPHSQSPNSHSPNSKSPQSSSHSQSPQNQSPHSQSPRSPPPHSQFPHSQSPHSHIHSPSNQQPQETHSPKRNQSQQNQSLSPLTKPPQSPHSQSPSNPQQPQEAHSPKRNQVQQNQSHPTLGSQSPHESHLPQDAHLPPKKRSPKRHSPKKSRSPREEWGGEVQASEVSETDDEKMRNLSAWLHGRMRGRASTPPSSSSSYSISEQLQQSHTSWTKGQGHRRSKEGGKEEEEWSRREGGKEVKEMHRWRDRGGKEGEEMPKGKEEEEGHRGREGEKNVELSRGRERGGKKVEELTRGREREDEVRGESEFEFDASDLEDLSITGLTLTNTSLPEEIHTPGDEDF